The proteins below come from a single Corallococcus macrosporus genomic window:
- a CDS encoding serine/threonine-protein kinase → MKTSRPSQDTASQAPNTGHPTGDSSGPERPLHATRVGRYVLLARLGRGGMGEVFEAFDPELRRTVAIKLLNERRLPDEEENARALRLVREAQAMARLSHPNVLTVHDVGTHEGRVFIAMARVEGGTLRQWLREGPHPQRQVLAVCRAMGQGLAAAHAAGLVHRDFKPDNVLLGRDGGVWVTDFGIASDAGVSTEAGAAVPPAALLEGPLDTRLTATGALVGTPAYMAPEQYAGRGPDARADQFSYCVSVYEALTGQRPFEEGTLRRMAVTLLDSQRAPQGAVVPRVELEPPAHPAVPGWVHRVLAQGLSVAPEQRFASMEALLAALENDPEAGRKKLAGRSLAVVAGLFLGVGVAWVRPTPCSGSPKLFARVWGPEQKAAVAEAFEKSGAKDADGAFDRVERALDAYATEWSRMHRQACEATRVTGEQPEAHLALRMACLDRRLRAVDALGAELAHADVALVQRSAEAVDALRGVSGCANVEALSAAVPPPEDAAARARVEAVRQDVTHAQALLDTGRYAQAVPVAQAAVEAAHATHYRPVEAEALHVLGWAHHRMNQSRDARATWHEAMAAATAGRHDEVALQVATELVLGLSNEPEWFPEAHLWIAQAHALIERLGSAPDLEGRLANHEGILAMNEGGLDAALGHYTRALALRERTLGPTHVDTGKVFNNLGMVMLRQGKKAEATALYQKALAIYEERLGPEHPLLAGTLTNLGFAEQEAGNLPKALEWLQRAYTLRQQTLGPLNSQTLLLLHDLALVQESLGAPDRALALHRQALEGMRQGFGAESREAIDSLKALAGAEERLERDADALTHFQEGLALQRKVLPPEEFAVDTLEEDVGRLMVAQGRPKEAVPLLRAALESKSRALGAEHARTIHSRTALGLAYFQLGQGDSARELLETSERVLAPLGWNPVDAAMTHFALAQALWSQPAEHARAMTLAKQAEQGFTQGGPMTRRELAAVKQWIASR, encoded by the coding sequence ATGAAGACCTCCCGGCCCTCACAAGACACCGCCTCCCAGGCGCCGAACACCGGGCACCCGACGGGTGACTCCAGCGGACCGGAGCGTCCGCTCCATGCGACGCGCGTGGGCCGCTACGTGCTGCTGGCGCGGCTGGGACGCGGCGGCATGGGCGAGGTCTTCGAGGCGTTCGACCCGGAGCTGCGTCGCACCGTCGCCATCAAGCTGCTGAACGAGCGGCGCCTGCCGGACGAGGAGGAGAACGCCCGCGCGCTGCGGCTGGTGCGCGAGGCCCAGGCGATGGCGCGCCTGTCGCATCCAAACGTGCTCACGGTGCATGACGTGGGCACGCACGAGGGGCGGGTGTTCATCGCCATGGCCCGCGTGGAGGGCGGCACGCTGCGGCAGTGGCTGCGCGAGGGGCCGCATCCCCAGCGCCAGGTGCTGGCCGTGTGCCGCGCGATGGGACAGGGACTGGCGGCGGCGCACGCGGCGGGGCTCGTCCACCGCGACTTCAAGCCAGACAACGTGCTCCTGGGCCGCGACGGTGGTGTCTGGGTGACGGACTTCGGCATCGCGTCCGACGCGGGCGTGAGCACGGAGGCCGGAGCCGCGGTGCCGCCGGCGGCGCTGCTGGAGGGGCCGCTGGACACGCGGCTCACGGCGACGGGAGCGCTGGTGGGAACGCCCGCGTACATGGCGCCGGAGCAGTACGCCGGACGGGGCCCGGACGCGCGCGCGGATCAGTTCAGCTATTGCGTGTCCGTCTACGAGGCGCTCACCGGTCAGCGCCCCTTCGAGGAGGGGACGCTGCGGCGCATGGCGGTGACGCTGCTGGACTCGCAGCGGGCCCCACAGGGCGCGGTGGTGCCCCGGGTGGAGCTGGAGCCGCCCGCGCATCCGGCCGTCCCGGGCTGGGTGCACCGCGTGCTCGCGCAGGGCCTGTCCGTCGCGCCGGAGCAGCGCTTCGCCTCCATGGAGGCGCTGCTGGCGGCGCTGGAGAACGACCCGGAGGCTGGACGGAAGAAGCTCGCGGGACGTTCGCTCGCGGTGGTGGCCGGGCTCTTCCTCGGCGTGGGTGTGGCGTGGGTGAGGCCCACGCCGTGCAGCGGCTCGCCCAAGTTGTTCGCGCGCGTGTGGGGCCCCGAGCAGAAGGCGGCGGTGGCGGAGGCCTTCGAGAAGAGCGGCGCGAAGGACGCGGACGGCGCCTTCGACCGCGTGGAGCGCGCGCTGGATGCGTACGCGACGGAGTGGAGCCGCATGCACCGCCAGGCCTGCGAGGCCACGCGCGTGACGGGCGAGCAGCCGGAGGCGCACCTGGCGCTGCGCATGGCGTGCCTGGACCGGCGCCTGCGGGCGGTGGACGCGCTGGGGGCGGAGCTGGCCCACGCGGACGTGGCGCTGGTGCAGCGCAGCGCGGAGGCGGTGGATGCACTGCGAGGCGTGTCGGGCTGCGCGAACGTGGAGGCGCTCTCCGCCGCGGTGCCCCCGCCGGAGGACGCGGCGGCCCGTGCCCGCGTGGAGGCCGTGCGCCAGGACGTGACGCATGCGCAGGCGCTGCTCGACACGGGCCGCTACGCGCAGGCGGTGCCCGTGGCCCAGGCGGCGGTGGAGGCCGCGCACGCGACGCACTACCGGCCCGTGGAGGCGGAGGCGCTCCACGTCCTGGGCTGGGCCCACCACCGCATGAACCAGTCGCGCGACGCGCGCGCCACGTGGCACGAGGCCATGGCCGCGGCCACGGCGGGACGGCATGACGAGGTGGCGCTCCAGGTGGCCACGGAGCTGGTGCTCGGCCTGAGCAACGAGCCCGAGTGGTTCCCCGAGGCCCACCTGTGGATCGCACAGGCGCACGCGCTCATCGAACGGCTGGGCTCCGCGCCGGACCTGGAAGGTCGGCTCGCCAACCACGAGGGCATCCTCGCGATGAACGAGGGCGGGCTCGACGCCGCGCTGGGGCACTACACGCGGGCCCTGGCGCTGCGCGAGCGCACCCTGGGGCCCACGCACGTGGACACGGGGAAGGTCTTCAACAACCTGGGCATGGTGATGCTGCGCCAGGGCAAGAAGGCGGAGGCCACCGCGCTGTACCAGAAGGCGCTCGCCATCTACGAGGAGCGGCTGGGGCCGGAGCATCCGCTGCTCGCGGGCACGCTCACCAACCTGGGCTTCGCGGAGCAGGAGGCGGGGAACCTGCCCAAGGCGCTGGAGTGGCTGCAACGCGCCTACACGCTGCGGCAGCAGACCCTGGGGCCGCTCAATTCCCAGACATTGTTGCTGCTGCATGACCTCGCGCTGGTGCAGGAGTCGTTGGGCGCGCCGGACCGGGCGCTCGCGCTGCATCGGCAGGCGCTGGAGGGCATGCGTCAGGGATTCGGCGCGGAGAGCCGTGAGGCCATTGATTCGCTGAAGGCCCTGGCGGGCGCGGAGGAGCGGCTGGAGCGGGACGCGGACGCGCTAACGCACTTCCAGGAAGGGCTGGCGCTCCAGCGCAAGGTGTTGCCGCCGGAGGAGTTCGCGGTCGACACGCTGGAGGAGGACGTCGGACGGCTGATGGTGGCGCAGGGGCGGCCGAAGGAGGCGGTGCCGCTGCTGCGCGCGGCGCTGGAGTCCAAGTCGCGCGCGCTGGGCGCGGAGCATGCGCGCACCATCCACAGCCGCACGGCGCTGGGGCTCGCGTACTTTCAACTGGGGCAGGGCGACAGCGCGCGAGAACTACTGGAGACGTCCGAGCGGGTGCTGGCGCCATTGGGCTGGAATCCGGTGGACGCGGCGATGACACACTTCGCGCTCGCGCAGGCGCTCTGGAGTCAGCCGGCGGAGCACGCGCGGGCGATGACGCTGGCGAAGCAGGCGGAGCAAGGCTTTACCCAGGGCGGCCCCATGACCCGGCGCGAGCTGGCGGCGGTGAAGCAATGGATTGCCAGCCGTTGA
- a CDS encoding DUF1588 domain-containing protein has protein sequence MNRVLLLAALVSLVACKGNIGPSTNNGGPNDGGPNNPGEPVEPGGNQAAACVVQSALANRCASCHGAMPTQGATMPLRTLHDMRVSSAVDGKLSNAQRALIRMRDDTSPMPPAPHERASSAERTALETWIKEGMPLCSGTDGPPVTVVAEPNLLDQSALFSCTEGVRSDAPTRIRRMNRREFTRNVGGSVERSWTGFSFYDNPLDPSAIEQYSSWASDETLDEATVELFLPVVGAAAAPWTMNYPDGNRMERVYTDRRFSCMFNDANPSDTCKRFHLGQMLEFGVFFRPPTEDELTRLTAFATAVIAQEPSYSAQIRADSITRISNAAWMMTGAMFRREMGGKPADGRVELSSLELGSQLAYALGGRAPSATPSFVYPYYSAPLEGHLADVALAAKDGSLTQDATTAALIKKHLGGVDTQENGTPRFDLVQDYNEDQRSKRGQYWLGDGVAGFFREWLGYGHVSAVFKESPAATSRFELEGLGYISSVSYDNLLTNFHPLEPTFIQQFDDLIARVVVEDQDVLANLLTTRTFYVPSMQNAAYDSHKGLSFPYNVSEILPATVAGRWKTLPATERAGVLTHPVWLAAHGGNFEDDPSIVHRGKWVREKLLCGFVPPLSSVQVAAQVGAHAADKNARRRLQEATAGAQCQGCHRLMEPLGLPFEIYNHAGFLRAQDHSPSGGWTTPDGSSTLTSMPDPALDGPVRDAVELSERLAASGHVKRCFVRQAFRYFMGRPENLTDACTLTRMEQAYDQNKGSFSKMLTTLMTSDTWKTRRVPQAGE, from the coding sequence ATGAATCGCGTCCTACTTCTGGCCGCACTGGTGAGCCTCGTCGCGTGCAAGGGCAACATCGGGCCAAGCACCAACAACGGAGGCCCCAACGACGGAGGCCCCAACAACCCCGGGGAGCCCGTTGAGCCCGGGGGAAACCAGGCCGCCGCGTGCGTGGTGCAGTCCGCGCTCGCCAACCGTTGCGCCAGTTGTCACGGCGCGATGCCGACACAGGGGGCGACGATGCCGCTGCGCACCCTGCACGACATGCGGGTGAGCTCGGCGGTGGATGGGAAGCTCAGCAACGCCCAGCGCGCGCTCATCCGCATGCGCGACGACACGTCTCCGATGCCGCCGGCCCCGCATGAGCGCGCGAGCTCGGCCGAGCGCACCGCGCTCGAGACCTGGATCAAGGAGGGGATGCCCCTCTGCAGTGGCACGGACGGCCCGCCCGTGACCGTGGTGGCCGAGCCCAACCTGCTCGATCAGTCCGCGCTCTTCTCCTGCACCGAAGGCGTGCGCTCGGATGCGCCGACGCGCATCCGCCGCATGAACCGGCGCGAGTTCACCCGCAACGTCGGTGGCTCGGTCGAGCGCAGCTGGACAGGGTTCAGCTTCTACGACAACCCGCTCGATCCCAGCGCCATCGAGCAGTACAGCTCCTGGGCCTCGGACGAGACGCTGGACGAGGCCACGGTGGAGCTCTTCCTGCCGGTGGTCGGCGCGGCCGCCGCGCCGTGGACGATGAACTACCCGGACGGCAACCGGATGGAGCGCGTCTATACCGACCGCCGCTTCAGCTGCATGTTCAACGACGCGAACCCGAGCGACACCTGCAAGCGCTTCCACCTGGGCCAGATGCTCGAGTTCGGCGTCTTCTTCCGGCCGCCCACCGAGGATGAGCTCACCCGCCTCACCGCCTTCGCCACCGCGGTCATCGCGCAGGAACCGAGCTACTCCGCGCAGATCCGCGCGGACTCCATCACGCGGATCTCCAACGCCGCGTGGATGATGACCGGCGCCATGTTCCGCCGCGAGATGGGTGGCAAGCCAGCCGACGGTCGCGTGGAGCTGAGCAGCCTGGAGCTGGGCTCGCAGCTGGCCTACGCGCTGGGAGGTCGCGCGCCCTCGGCCACACCGAGCTTCGTGTATCCGTACTACTCCGCGCCCCTGGAGGGCCATCTGGCGGACGTGGCCCTTGCCGCGAAGGATGGCTCGCTCACGCAGGATGCGACGACCGCCGCCTTGATCAAGAAGCACCTGGGCGGCGTCGACACCCAGGAGAACGGGACACCGCGCTTCGATCTGGTGCAGGACTACAACGAGGACCAGCGCTCCAAGCGCGGGCAGTACTGGCTGGGTGACGGCGTCGCGGGCTTCTTCCGCGAGTGGCTCGGCTACGGGCACGTGTCCGCGGTGTTCAAGGAGTCTCCGGCGGCGACCTCGCGCTTCGAGCTCGAGGGGCTCGGCTACATCAGCTCGGTTTCGTACGACAACCTGCTCACCAACTTCCATCCGCTGGAGCCGACCTTCATCCAGCAGTTCGACGATCTGATCGCGCGGGTGGTCGTCGAGGATCAGGACGTGCTGGCGAACCTGCTCACCACGCGCACGTTCTACGTGCCCTCCATGCAGAACGCGGCGTACGACTCGCACAAGGGCCTCTCGTTCCCCTACAACGTCAGCGAGATCCTCCCGGCGACCGTCGCGGGCCGCTGGAAGACGCTGCCTGCCACGGAGCGCGCGGGCGTGCTGACCCACCCGGTGTGGCTGGCCGCGCATGGCGGCAACTTCGAGGACGATCCGTCCATCGTCCACCGCGGCAAGTGGGTGCGCGAGAAGCTGCTGTGCGGCTTCGTCCCGCCGCTCAGCAGCGTGCAGGTGGCGGCCCAGGTCGGCGCTCACGCCGCCGACAAGAACGCGCGCCGCCGCCTGCAGGAGGCCACCGCCGGAGCGCAGTGTCAGGGCTGTCACCGTCTGATGGAACCGCTCGGCCTGCCCTTCGAGATCTACAACCACGCGGGCTTCCTGCGCGCGCAGGATCACTCGCCCAGCGGAGGCTGGACCACGCCGGACGGCAGCTCGACGCTCACGTCGATGCCGGACCCCGCGCTGGACGGCCCGGTGCGCGACGCGGTGGAGCTGAGCGAGCGGCTGGCGGCCTCGGGGCACGTGAAGCGCTGCTTCGTGCGACAGGCGTTCCGCTACTTCATGGGCCGCCCGGAGAACCTGACCGACGCCTGCACGCTGACGCGGATGGAGC